One region of Myxococcales bacterium genomic DNA includes:
- a CDS encoding B12-binding domain-containing radical SAM protein translates to MKVCIIQDNGLNESLALVEAVAYLRQRGHQFALFLEDEERGGLESRIREFAPDALLVPSDVGAHHWFHRMTAWLKQRFPLPLISGGIYPTFFTEEAFADPHVDYLVIGEAELPLADLLAGLEAGADVSSQAAVWGRAGGREFRNSTIRPIRDLDELPLPDRALYFHYPFIRDFSVKRFNTGRGCTNQCTYCFNPRYKTMFEPGMPYVRRKSVGKVIEEILDLQRLAPMRSIHFSDDIFITSKAWIEEFAEQYPRRVGIPFSCNCMVDHLSEPIIDCLARAGCRAIALGIESGDETIRRDILRKYFTNADAIAAARRLREKGVLPFSFNMFALPGETPDDALKTVDLNLAMGTYHGRGNMTLVLPKTELAKKAREKGLLREDEAEYVRVMPDFRDSREFTAVAPEMDFRNIQNLFPLVLALPRQAPRIKKWMRGKYHGIYKLSLWLALFRERKFFAPEWLSAFRYYRHTGNPYQRTKNFASLI, encoded by the coding sequence ATGAAAGTTTGCATCATCCAGGACAACGGCCTGAACGAATCGCTGGCCTTGGTGGAAGCGGTAGCCTACCTCCGCCAACGCGGTCATCAGTTCGCTTTGTTCTTGGAGGACGAGGAACGCGGCGGTTTGGAAAGTCGGATTCGGGAGTTCGCTCCCGACGCGTTACTGGTGCCCAGCGATGTCGGCGCACACCATTGGTTTCACCGGATGACCGCCTGGTTGAAACAACGGTTCCCGCTGCCGTTGATCAGCGGCGGCATCTACCCGACGTTTTTCACCGAGGAGGCCTTCGCCGATCCACATGTCGATTATCTGGTCATCGGCGAGGCGGAATTGCCGCTGGCCGATCTGCTGGCCGGCCTGGAAGCGGGCGCGGACGTGTCGTCGCAGGCGGCGGTCTGGGGTCGCGCCGGCGGCCGCGAATTTCGCAATTCGACGATCCGACCGATTCGCGACCTCGACGAATTGCCGCTGCCCGACCGCGCGCTGTACTTCCATTATCCGTTCATCCGCGATTTCAGCGTCAAGCGGTTCAACACCGGCCGCGGCTGCACCAACCAGTGCACTTATTGTTTCAATCCGCGGTACAAGACGATGTTCGAACCGGGAATGCCCTATGTGCGGCGCAAATCGGTCGGCAAGGTGATCGAGGAAATCCTCGACCTGCAGCGGCTGGCGCCGATGCGCAGCATTCATTTCTCCGACGACATCTTCATCACCAGCAAGGCCTGGATCGAGGAATTCGCCGAACAGTATCCGCGCCGCGTCGGCATCCCCTTTTCCTGCAATTGCATGGTCGATCACCTGAGCGAGCCCATCATCGATTGCCTGGCGCGAGCCGGTTGCCGCGCCATCGCCCTGGGCATCGAATCGGGCGACGAGACCATTCGTCGCGATATCCTGCGCAAGTATTTCACCAACGCCGACGCCATCGCCGCCGCGCGCCGCCTGCGCGAAAAGGGCGTTCTGCCGTTTTCCTTCAACATGTTCGCGCTGCCGGGCGAGACGCCGGACGACGCGCTGAAAACGGTGGATCTGAATCTGGCGATGGGTACCTATCACGGCCGCGGCAACATGACGCTGGTGTTGCCGAAAACCGAGCTGGCTAAAAAAGCGCGCGAAAAGGGCCTGCTGCGCGAGGACGAAGCCGAGTACGTGCGCGTCATGCCGGACTTCCGCGACTCGCGCGAGTTCACGGCGGTCGCGCCGGAGATGGATTTCCGCAACATCCAGAACCTGTTTCCGCTGGTTTTGGCGCTGCCGCGCCAGGCGCCGCGCATTAAAAAATGGATGCGCGGGAAGTACCACGGGATTTACAAGCTGTCGCTGTGGCTGGCGCTGTTTCGCGAACGGAAGTTCTTCGCGCCCGAGTGGCTCTCGGCCTTCCGCTACTACCGGCACACCGGCAACCCGTACCAGCGGACGAAAAACTTCGCGTCGCTGATATAA
- a CDS encoding MFS transporter gives MQTLDILIWAVGIGLVASFIYLLYSYSKGLRSSPRELIIMFLAKIVEYSAYGAMNLSFVLYLSADCGLSDIAAGSYIGVWSMTLTLTMILVGAVCDAIGIKKTLIGGTIFLLFARIFMPFTNNVVVTSIFGFLPLAVGTAILGPVLSVGIKRYTTKEGSALGFALFYTLMNVGWAIGGHIFDGVRGIFGEHSLVTLPVVGAQISTYQIIFLVAFFLTIPNLIILALMRDRVRMTEDQGVVIDPPDEKIAGGFFVAAWGTLKKAAKDTARIFGQVIIEKPFWIYLFMLAILVPVRLVFYHFHYTFPKYGIRILGEGVKIGNIYSVLNPTLIVFLVPLFGALTRKISSYRMMLVGTLVSASSVFIATLPSEIFAPLVHTWFGELVYDRWLGVPVEQRTPIFLSLVIFIAIFTIGEAIWSPRLMQFTAEIAPKGREGSYISLSYLPFFLAKLVAGPMSGLLLTAYVPVGAESYPHHHLVWVWIGGMAALSPLGLLLFRKLFNRAEEKEVTAVA, from the coding sequence ATGCAAACACTGGACATCCTGATTTGGGCAGTCGGCATCGGCCTGGTCGCTTCGTTCATCTATTTGCTCTACAGCTACAGTAAGGGGCTGCGTTCCAGCCCGCGCGAACTGATCATCATGTTCCTGGCGAAAATCGTCGAGTATTCCGCCTACGGCGCGATGAACCTGTCGTTCGTGCTTTACCTTTCGGCGGACTGCGGGCTGAGCGACATCGCGGCGGGCTCGTACATCGGCGTCTGGTCGATGACGCTGACCCTGACGATGATCCTCGTCGGCGCGGTCTGCGATGCGATCGGCATCAAGAAAACGCTGATCGGCGGCACGATCTTTCTGCTCTTCGCCCGGATTTTCATGCCATTCACCAACAACGTGGTGGTGACCAGCATTTTCGGCTTCTTGCCGCTGGCGGTGGGCACGGCGATTCTCGGGCCGGTTCTTTCCGTCGGCATCAAGCGCTACACGACCAAAGAAGGTTCGGCGTTGGGGTTCGCCCTGTTCTACACGCTGATGAACGTCGGCTGGGCGATCGGCGGCCACATCTTCGACGGCGTGCGCGGGATTTTCGGCGAACACTCCCTGGTAACGTTGCCGGTCGTCGGCGCGCAGATTTCCACCTATCAAATCATCTTTCTGGTGGCCTTTTTCCTCACCATTCCCAACCTCATCATCCTCGCCCTGATGCGCGACCGCGTCCGCATGACCGAGGATCAGGGCGTGGTGATCGATCCGCCGGATGAAAAAATCGCCGGCGGTTTCTTCGTCGCCGCCTGGGGCACGTTGAAGAAGGCGGCCAAGGACACGGCGCGGATTTTCGGCCAGGTGATCATCGAAAAGCCGTTCTGGATCTACCTGTTCATGCTGGCCATTCTCGTGCCCGTGCGGCTGGTTTTCTATCACTTCCATTACACCTTCCCCAAGTACGGCATCCGCATCCTCGGCGAAGGCGTGAAGATCGGCAACATTTACAGCGTGCTCAACCCGACGTTGATCGTTTTTCTCGTGCCGCTCTTCGGCGCGCTGACCCGCAAAATCAGCTCGTACCGGATGATGCTGGTCGGCACGCTGGTGTCGGCGTCATCGGTGTTCATCGCCACCCTGCCGAGTGAAATTTTCGCGCCGCTGGTCCATACCTGGTTCGGCGAACTGGTTTACGACCGCTGGCTCGGCGTGCCGGTCGAACAGCGCACGCCGATCTTCCTTTCGCTCGTCATTTTTATCGCGATCTTCACCATCGGCGAGGCGATCTGGTCGCCGCGCCTGATGCAATTCACCGCCGAGATCGCGCCCAAGGGCCGCGAGGGTTCGTACATCTCGCTTTCCTACCTGCCGTTCTTCCTGGCCAAACTGGTGGCCGGGCCGATGTCGGGCCTGCTGCTGACCGCCTACGTGCCGGTCGGCGCCGAATCGTACCCGCACCACCACCTGGTCTGGGTGTGGATCGGCGGCATGGCGGCGCTGTCGCCGCTCGGCCTCCTCTTGTTCCGGAAATTGTTCAACCGCGCGGAAGAGAAGGAAGTCACCGCCGTGGCGTAG
- a CDS encoding aminopeptidase P family protein, which yields MSIDQQTYVERRAVLRGRVPGGAILLLGLNEAPRNYAANTYPFRQDSHLLYYTGIDLPDTALLILPDGEEIFFGVDVDLETIVWTGPVPPIADLAAGAGIRRSEDPSRLVDRLAALAAKNVPLHYLPPYRAEMTLRLGKLLRRASENVAAGASVELTRAVARQRSIKTPDEVAQIEEALRITALMYEVALRETRPGRREAEIAGLMQGVALSHERAQTFLPIVSVHGEIFHNTKYGNTLHGGELLLIDSGVESPLYYASDITRTIPVAGKFQERQAAIYRLVLAMQAAVIATASPATSNRELHLLAARTAVNGLKEIGLMQGEVEEAVRAGAHALFFPHGIGHMLGLDVHDMEDLGDVVGYADGEARSSQFGLSFLRLARRLEPGFVLTVEPGIYFIPALIESWAAEKRHAEFIRYEALAPYRGFGGIRIEDDILVTETGCRVLGPGIPKDPAAIEAAMAG from the coding sequence ATGAGTATCGACCAGCAAACCTACGTGGAGCGGCGGGCCGTGTTGCGCGGCCGGGTGCCCGGCGGCGCGATCTTACTGCTCGGGTTGAACGAGGCGCCCCGCAATTACGCGGCGAACACCTATCCATTCCGCCAGGATTCGCACCTGCTCTATTACACGGGCATTGACCTGCCGGATACCGCGCTCTTGATACTGCCGGACGGCGAGGAAATCTTCTTCGGCGTCGACGTCGATCTCGAAACGATCGTCTGGACCGGTCCGGTGCCGCCGATCGCCGACCTGGCCGCCGGGGCGGGCATTCGCCGCTCGGAAGACCCGTCGCGACTGGTTGACCGCCTGGCGGCGCTGGCGGCGAAAAACGTGCCCCTCCATTACCTGCCGCCCTACCGGGCCGAAATGACGTTGCGCCTGGGCAAGCTGCTGCGGCGCGCTTCGGAAAATGTCGCCGCCGGCGCGTCCGTCGAATTGACTCGGGCCGTCGCTCGACAACGGTCGATCAAGACCCCCGATGAGGTTGCGCAGATCGAGGAGGCGTTGCGCATCACCGCGCTGATGTACGAGGTCGCGCTGCGCGAAACCCGGCCGGGCCGGCGCGAGGCCGAGATCGCCGGCCTGATGCAGGGCGTCGCCTTGTCCCACGAACGCGCCCAGACGTTTTTGCCGATCGTCTCGGTGCACGGCGAGATTTTTCACAACACCAAATACGGCAACACGCTGCACGGCGGCGAGCTGCTGCTCATCGACAGCGGCGTCGAGTCGCCGTTGTATTACGCCTCGGACATCACGCGCACGATCCCGGTCGCGGGCAAATTCCAGGAACGGCAGGCGGCGATCTACCGCCTCGTGCTGGCCATGCAGGCGGCGGTGATCGCGACGGCGTCGCCGGCGACGAGCAACCGCGAGTTGCACCTGCTGGCCGCGCGCACCGCCGTCAACGGGTTGAAGGAAATCGGCCTGATGCAGGGCGAGGTCGAGGAAGCGGTGCGGGCCGGCGCTCACGCCCTGTTTTTCCCGCACGGCATCGGCCACATGCTCGGGCTGGACGTGCACGATATGGAAGACCTGGGCGACGTGGTCGGTTATGCCGACGGCGAGGCGCGCTCGTCCCAATTCGGCTTGTCGTTCCTGCGCCTGGCGCGACGGCTGGAACCCGGCTTCGTGCTGACGGTGGAACCGGGGATCTATTTCATTCCGGCCTTGATCGAATCGTGGGCCGCCGAAAAACGGCACGCGGAATTCATCCGCTATGAAGCGCTGGCGCCGTACCGCGGGTTCGGCGGCATCCGTATCGAGGACGACATTCTCGTCACGGAAACCGGCTGCCGCGTTCTCGGCCCGGGAATTCCGAAAGATCCGGCGGCGATCGAAGCGGCGATGGCCGGCTGA
- a CDS encoding Gfo/Idh/MocA family oxidoreductase, with product MGNPIQTKPLRVGVIGVGACTDQIIRAYDQVADAAVTAVAADDLAAAQAVAAACRVAGVFADYREMLTAGAVDAVEVHAAAGRHREIAAAVCQKGLPLAIHKPLAATGEEARAIVADVRRAGVAALVLDPLLFHPLVREAKALLADERIGEVQMLRLKSHAGRDERGEACDPAVFADPAHNPLILPAFDKAALAEYLLGPIAEVFAYAGPASRMVSFKFTAAGCYGFHEAVCSPGLAVQSVVMPVDHSLEITGTDGILWVRNLTGLMVEAPRLMLKRKCQTTVWDDRVEYEMPAVLAQMRAHFVAVARGREKPGHTLEQAARALAVNEAVADSVRAARPIRLSD from the coding sequence ATGGGCAACCCGATCCAAACCAAGCCGCTGCGTGTGGGCGTCATCGGCGTCGGCGCCTGCACCGATCAAATCATTCGCGCTTACGACCAGGTGGCTGACGCCGCCGTCACGGCGGTCGCCGCTGACGATCTTGCCGCGGCTCAGGCGGTTGCCGCGGCGTGCCGGGTCGCCGGCGTCTTCGCCGATTACCGCGAAATGCTGACCGCCGGTGCGGTCGATGCGGTGGAAGTTCATGCCGCCGCCGGCCGGCACCGGGAGATCGCCGCGGCGGTCTGTCAAAAGGGCCTGCCGCTGGCGATCCACAAGCCGCTGGCCGCGACCGGCGAAGAGGCGCGGGCGATCGTCGCCGACGTCCGGCGCGCCGGTGTCGCCGCATTGGTGCTCGATCCGCTGCTCTTTCACCCGCTGGTGCGCGAGGCCAAAGCGCTGTTGGCCGACGAGCGGATTGGCGAGGTTCAAATGCTGCGTCTGAAATCGCACGCTGGGCGCGACGAGCGCGGCGAAGCATGCGATCCGGCGGTTTTCGCCGATCCGGCGCACAACCCGCTGATTCTGCCGGCGTTCGATAAGGCGGCCCTCGCCGAGTACCTGCTGGGGCCGATCGCCGAGGTGTTCGCCTATGCCGGGCCGGCGAGCCGGATGGTGTCCTTCAAATTCACGGCGGCGGGCTGCTACGGTTTTCACGAGGCCGTCTGCTCGCCGGGGCTGGCCGTGCAAAGCGTGGTAATGCCGGTGGATCACTCGCTGGAAATCACCGGCACCGACGGCATCCTCTGGGTGCGCAACCTGACGGGTCTGATGGTCGAGGCGCCGCGCCTGATGCTCAAACGGAAATGTCAGACGACCGTGTGGGACGACCGGGTCGAATACGAGATGCCGGCGGTGCTGGCGCAAATGCGCGCGCATTTCGTCGCGGTCGCGCGCGGCCGCGAAAAGCCCGGCCATACGCTCGAACAGGCGGCGCGGGCGCTGGCGGTCAACGAAGCGGTCGCCGATTCCGTGCGCGCGGCGCGGCCGATCCGCCTGTCGGATTGA
- a CDS encoding Gfo/Idh/MocA family oxidoreductase, with translation MDKVRVGMIGAGRITDLHYPAYRDYPKAELVTVCAATPETARKRQAEWGARKWATDYREVLADPEIDMVEINTPHHLHHPMVLAAAAAGKHIQLQKPMGMNIRECDEMIAATRKAGVKFKVIENFVFYPPYRKAKELIDAGEIGPVQSIRIRLGSGGTGGWYVPLNTWLWRLAETDKGGGPSIFDDGYHKFSIGLFYGGPVEKVFAWIDRSFALIDAPAIVSWRAANGVVGCIDATFSPNLNVKSKYYSADERVEITGTRGVIWITRCTGRLLEEASVILYRDGVKTCFENLRTDWLESFIDSTRHFIDCIIDDTEPYLTGEQAKAVQQFCFAAIRSAKEGRELSPTEVNE, from the coding sequence GTGGACAAGGTACGAGTCGGCATGATCGGCGCGGGGCGAATCACCGATTTGCATTACCCGGCCTATCGCGATTATCCCAAGGCGGAACTGGTGACGGTCTGCGCCGCCACGCCTGAGACGGCTCGCAAGCGCCAGGCCGAATGGGGCGCGCGCAAGTGGGCGACCGATTACCGAGAGGTGCTGGCAGACCCGGAAATCGACATGGTCGAAATCAACACGCCGCACCACCTGCATCACCCGATGGTGCTGGCGGCCGCGGCGGCGGGAAAGCACATCCAGTTGCAGAAGCCGATGGGCATGAACATCCGCGAATGCGACGAGATGATCGCGGCGACCCGGAAAGCCGGCGTCAAATTCAAGGTGATCGAGAATTTCGTCTTCTACCCGCCGTACCGCAAAGCTAAGGAACTGATCGACGCGGGCGAGATCGGTCCGGTGCAGTCGATCCGCATTCGCCTGGGCTCCGGCGGCACCGGCGGCTGGTACGTGCCGCTCAACACCTGGCTTTGGCGGCTGGCCGAGACCGACAAGGGCGGCGGCCCGTCGATTTTCGACGACGGCTACCACAAGTTTTCGATCGGCCTGTTTTATGGCGGCCCGGTCGAGAAGGTCTTCGCCTGGATCGACCGCTCGTTCGCGCTCATCGACGCCCCCGCCATCGTTTCCTGGCGCGCCGCCAACGGCGTCGTCGGGTGTATCGACGCCACCTTTTCGCCGAACCTCAACGTGAAATCGAAGTACTACTCGGCCGACGAGCGCGTCGAAATCACCGGTACGCGCGGCGTCATCTGGATCACGCGCTGCACCGGGCGGTTGCTCGAGGAAGCGTCGGTCATCCTGTATCGCGACGGCGTGAAAACGTGCTTCGAGAATCTGCGGACCGACTGGCTCGAAAGTTTCATCGATTCGACCCGCCATTTCATCGATTGCATCATCGACGACACCGAGCCGTATCTGACGGGCGAACAGGCGAAGGCCGTGCAGCAATTCTGTTTCGCGGCGATCCGCTCCGCCAAGGAAGGGCGCGAGCTGTCGCCGACGGAGGTCAACGAGTAG
- a CDS encoding twin-arginine translocation signal domain-containing protein, which produces MMRRSFLQTMAAGGAALAAGSLLPGCGGLTRAMLPPVAADLASPPGLSAATLRILRDASLAPSGHNTQPWRVLVYNETHWTLSLDPTRLLPAVDPANREALLSLGAFLENLAQSAALNGYDARFEVQSADPLAMDLVRIDLAPRTPAAGAADRFASRRVVKTGLRAVELKSADADPLQNTWPDHLFYFPRGSQHARCIAEETIEAMRRQCARDEAQAELAKWIRFTPAAIEKNRDGLTTEGMEIQGFAGWYVRRYYDAATVMSPSFRAQTIDKTAAQAEEGGGWLIVRGDGNSVTEILDAGRHFERLFLMLRERKIAIHPMTQILEEASSRERVVADHGPDHGFQLCLRIGYVRRYPDPVSPRRPVGWFVEVNEK; this is translated from the coding sequence ATGATGCGCCGGTCTTTTCTGCAAACCATGGCCGCCGGCGGCGCCGCCCTCGCCGCCGGTTCGCTGCTGCCCGGCTGCGGCGGCCTGACCCGCGCCATGCTGCCGCCCGTCGCCGCCGATCTCGCGTCGCCGCCGGGCCTTTCCGCCGCGACGCTGCGGATTCTGCGCGACGCCTCGCTGGCGCCGTCCGGCCACAATACGCAGCCCTGGCGAGTGCTCGTATATAACGAAACGCACTGGACGCTGTCGCTCGACCCAACGCGCCTGCTGCCCGCCGTCGATCCGGCCAATCGCGAAGCCCTGCTGTCGCTCGGCGCTTTTCTGGAAAACCTCGCGCAGAGCGCCGCACTGAACGGCTACGACGCGCGGTTCGAGGTGCAGAGCGCCGATCCACTCGCGATGGATCTGGTGCGCATCGACCTGGCGCCGCGAACGCCGGCGGCCGGCGCGGCGGACCGGTTCGCTTCCCGCCGTGTGGTGAAGACCGGCCTGCGCGCGGTTGAATTGAAAAGCGCCGACGCGGATCCGCTGCAAAATACGTGGCCCGATCACCTGTTCTACTTTCCGCGCGGCTCGCAGCACGCCCGTTGCATCGCCGAGGAAACCATCGAAGCGATGCGCCGCCAATGCGCTCGCGACGAGGCACAGGCGGAACTCGCCAAATGGATCCGCTTCACGCCCGCCGCGATCGAAAAAAACCGCGACGGTCTGACGACCGAGGGCATGGAAATTCAAGGTTTTGCCGGCTGGTATGTGCGTCGCTATTACGACGCCGCGACGGTGATGAGCCCGTCGTTCCGCGCGCAAACTATCGACAAGACCGCCGCCCAGGCGGAGGAAGGCGGCGGCTGGCTGATCGTGCGCGGCGACGGCAATTCGGTCACCGAAATACTGGACGCCGGCCGTCACTTTGAAAGATTGTTTTTAATGCTCCGCGAGCGAAAGATCGCCATCCACCCGATGACGCAGATCCTCGAGGAAGCATCATCGCGAGAACGGGTCGTCGCCGACCACGGGCCGGACCACGGCTTTCAACTCTGCTTGCGAATCGGCTACGTGCGGCGTTACCCCGACCCGGTCAGCCCGCGCCGGCCGGTCGGCTGGTTTGTGGAAGTGAACGAAAAGTGA
- a CDS encoding L,D-transpeptidase, whose protein sequence is MKMRRGFFMVLAGLILALAFSAWPESTPTADPCLVRAIVKTRYKKKRPRIDRSPARRQLEGRREAPLTVELPVDQPPWTERMKALGIGQKAPRSLRIGKQSHRLELIAGGKVVGTFPVGLGRNPINDKLQEGDRATPEGRFRIVAKHPSASHLSLCLDYPNAASREKIERARRLGIPLTKGPGGDICIHGHGVWGGKTFYKEDGSPVVLNWTRGCVTLNDEMMDEVYEFARLGDEVEIVW, encoded by the coding sequence ATGAAAATGCGGCGGGGTTTTTTCATGGTGCTGGCCGGGCTGATCCTGGCGCTGGCGTTTTCGGCCTGGCCCGAATCGACGCCGACGGCCGATCCGTGCCTGGTCAGGGCGATCGTCAAGACGCGCTACAAAAAGAAGCGGCCGCGCATCGATCGCTCGCCCGCCCGGCGGCAACTGGAGGGCCGGCGCGAAGCCCCGCTGACGGTCGAACTGCCGGTCGACCAGCCGCCTTGGACCGAACGGATGAAAGCGCTGGGCATCGGGCAAAAGGCGCCGCGAAGCCTGCGCATCGGCAAGCAAAGCCACCGTCTGGAACTGATCGCCGGCGGCAAGGTCGTCGGGACTTTTCCGGTCGGCCTGGGCCGCAACCCGATCAACGACAAACTGCAGGAAGGCGACCGCGCCACTCCCGAAGGCCGCTTCCGCATCGTCGCCAAACACCCGTCTGCCAGCCACCTCTCGCTGTGCCTCGACTACCCGAACGCGGCATCGCGGGAAAAAATCGAGCGCGCCCGTCGCCTGGGAATTCCGCTGACAAAAGGCCCCGGCGGCGACATCTGCATTCACGGGCACGGCGTCTGGGGCGGCAAGACTTTTTATAAAGAGGACGGGAGTCCGGTCGTGCTCAACTGGACCCGCGGCTGCGTCACCCTCAATGACGAGATGATGGACGAGGTCTACGAGTTCGCGCGGCTCGGCGACGAGGTCGAGATCGTCTGGTGA
- a CDS encoding NAD(P)/FAD-dependent oxidoreductase: MPQPGQPAIAVIIGAGPAGLTAAYELLDQTEIKPLVLEASGDLGGLSKTVEYHGNRIDIGGHRFFSKSDAVMRWWQNLLPLQGAPAVDDRLLGRNIPLAGSATQRPLGAAQAVTTPAPDPEQTDRVMLWRGRVSRILFLRKLFQYPVTLSPDTLLKMGLFRTFKVGMSYLASRLRPIRPEKSLEDFFINRFGQELYRTFFQSYTEKVWGVPCRRIGPDWGAQRVKGLSLFGAIGHALKRIFRRDRSLAQKHTETSLIDQFLYPKFGPGQMWEEVGRAVQGAGGEIRLHCQVVGLRLEQGKMVAARVRDRRTGAETDVPGDYFFSSMPLAELIGQMDGEVPPAVREVAAGLQYRDFLTVGVLLNRLLLKNDSATPTLNNLVPDNWMYIQDGDVVMGRLQIFNNWSPYLVKDPQTVWLGVEYFCNEGDSLWTRPDDEMAAQAVRELASLGIVDPADVLDRVVIRMPKAYPAYFGTWKRLAEIRRFTDAIPNLFLIGRNGMHKYNNQDHSMLTAMAAVECLRSGGTKDKIWDVNTEEEYHEEK, encoded by the coding sequence ATGCCGCAACCCGGGCAGCCAGCTATTGCCGTCATCATCGGCGCCGGACCGGCGGGCCTGACCGCCGCTTACGAATTGCTCGACCAAACCGAGATCAAGCCGCTCGTTCTCGAGGCGTCCGGCGACTTGGGCGGGCTTTCGAAAACGGTCGAATACCACGGCAACCGGATCGACATCGGCGGGCACCGCTTTTTCTCCAAGTCCGACGCGGTCATGCGCTGGTGGCAAAACCTGCTGCCGTTGCAGGGCGCACCCGCGGTCGACGACCGGCTGCTCGGCCGAAACATTCCGCTTGCCGGGTCGGCCACGCAACGGCCGCTGGGTGCCGCACAGGCCGTGACGACGCCCGCTCCCGATCCCGAGCAAACCGATCGGGTCATGCTCTGGCGCGGCCGGGTTTCGCGGATTCTGTTTCTGCGGAAATTGTTTCAATACCCGGTCACGCTCAGCCCCGACACCTTGCTGAAAATGGGCCTCTTCCGAACGTTCAAGGTCGGGATGAGCTACCTTGCCTCGCGCCTGCGCCCCATCCGCCCGGAAAAATCGCTTGAAGATTTTTTCATCAACCGCTTCGGCCAGGAGTTGTACCGGACCTTTTTTCAGTCGTACACCGAAAAAGTCTGGGGTGTTCCCTGCCGGCGGATCGGGCCCGATTGGGGCGCGCAGCGCGTGAAAGGGCTGTCGCTTTTCGGCGCGATCGGCCATGCGCTCAAACGGATCTTTCGCCGCGACCGGTCGCTGGCCCAAAAGCACACCGAAACCTCGCTGATCGACCAGTTCCTGTATCCGAAATTCGGCCCGGGGCAGATGTGGGAGGAAGTCGGTCGCGCCGTACAGGGCGCCGGGGGGGAAATCCGCCTACATTGCCAGGTCGTCGGGCTGCGGCTGGAGCAAGGAAAAATGGTCGCGGCGCGCGTACGCGACCGCCGTACCGGCGCGGAGACCGACGTGCCGGGTGATTATTTCTTCAGCTCGATGCCCCTGGCCGAATTGATCGGCCAAATGGACGGCGAAGTGCCGCCGGCGGTGCGGGAAGTGGCCGCGGGGTTGCAATACCGCGATTTCCTGACGGTCGGCGTCCTGTTGAATCGCCTGCTGCTGAAAAACGATTCCGCGACGCCGACGCTCAACAACCTGGTGCCCGACAACTGGATGTACATCCAGGACGGCGATGTCGTGATGGGCCGCCTGCAAATCTTCAATAACTGGAGCCCCTACCTGGTCAAGGATCCGCAAACGGTCTGGTTGGGGGTCGAATACTTCTGCAACGAGGGCGACAGCCTCTGGACCCGGCCCGACGACGAGATGGCGGCGCAGGCGGTGCGCGAACTGGCGAGTCTGGGCATCGTCGACCCGGCCGACGTGCTCGACCGTGTCGTGATCCGGATGCCCAAGGCCTACCCGGCCTATTTCGGCACCTGGAAGCGGTTGGCGGAGATTCGCCGGTTCACCGACGCGATCCCCAACCTGTTTCTCATCGGGCGCAACGGCATGCACAAGTACAACAACCAGGATCACTCGATGCTCACCGCGATGGCCGCTGTGGAGTGCTTGCGGAGCGGCGGAACCAAGGACAAAATCTGGGATGTGAACACCGAGGAAGAGTATCACGAGGAGAAGTAA
- a CDS encoding peptide chain release factor-like protein: METKSERFAVDRETLERECEVEFLRASGPGGQRRNKKETGVRLHHPPSGLTIMAVERRVQSQNLDVAYERLIEKLIARNTPPKKRIRTKTPRRTKEERLAEKKIRSEKKQLRSSPKD, translated from the coding sequence GTGGAGACGAAGAGCGAGCGCTTCGCCGTGGACCGCGAAACGCTGGAACGCGAATGCGAGGTCGAATTTTTACGGGCCAGCGGCCCGGGCGGCCAGCGGCGCAACAAAAAAGAAACCGGCGTACGGCTGCATCATCCGCCGTCCGGCCTCACCATCATGGCGGTCGAGCGGCGCGTGCAATCGCAGAACCTCGACGTGGCCTACGAACGGCTGATCGAAAAATTGATCGCCCGCAATACCCCTCCGAAGAAACGCATCCGCACTAAAACACCCCGACGGACGAAGGAAGAACGATTGGCGGAGAAGAAAATCCGTTCGGAAAAGAAGCAATTGCGCTCTTCTCCAAAAGATTAG